In a genomic window of uncultured Flavobacterium sp.:
- a CDS encoding N-acetylmuramoyl-L-alanine amidase, which translates to MNRFNKIKVIFTFFLTIMSFCAYSQSNVFKVTLDAGHGDHDFGAVYSGRIEKNIALAIVLKVGKILELNPNVDVIYTRKTDVFIDLVERANIANRANSNIFVSIHCNANKNTAADGTETYVMGLSKTASNLEAAKKENSVITLEKDYKRKYEGFDPNSPESMISMTLMQEEYLENSISLASKIEDNFEKLGKKIRQGGVKQAPFMVLHKAYMPRVLVETGFVSNPDEGNILNSEEGQNDIAKAIAEAILSYKREYFGSGAPEIVEARPARDTTPAKPKAVETTAVKNAPKGTFFKVQLLASIKKTPLEPKNFKGLKNVTMLYENNIYKYFYQETADYEAAKKYLQEAKSKGYAVAFLVATKDGEKINIQDAIK; encoded by the coding sequence ATGAATAGATTTAACAAAATTAAGGTAATATTTACTTTTTTTCTAACGATAATGTCATTTTGTGCTTATAGTCAATCAAATGTATTTAAGGTAACTCTTGATGCTGGACATGGTGATCACGATTTTGGAGCAGTTTATAGCGGACGAATTGAGAAAAATATTGCTTTGGCTATTGTACTAAAAGTTGGAAAAATTTTAGAACTTAACCCAAATGTTGATGTAATTTACACTCGTAAAACCGATGTTTTTATCGATTTAGTAGAAAGAGCGAACATTGCAAACCGCGCAAATTCTAATATTTTTGTTTCAATACATTGTAATGCAAACAAAAATACTGCGGCAGATGGAACCGAAACTTATGTAATGGGTTTGAGTAAAACGGCTTCGAATCTTGAAGCGGCGAAAAAAGAGAACTCGGTAATTACTTTAGAAAAAGATTATAAACGTAAATACGAGGGTTTCGATCCAAACTCACCTGAATCTATGATTAGTATGACACTAATGCAGGAAGAATATTTAGAGAATAGTATTTCGTTAGCAAGTAAAATCGAAGACAATTTCGAAAAATTAGGTAAAAAAATAAGACAGGGCGGAGTTAAGCAAGCGCCATTTATGGTACTTCATAAAGCTTATATGCCAAGAGTATTAGTAGAAACAGGGTTTGTTTCTAATCCAGATGAAGGAAATATTTTAAATTCAGAAGAAGGTCAGAACGATATTGCAAAAGCTATTGCCGAAGCTATTTTGAGTTACAAGAGAGAATATTTTGGTTCTGGTGCTCCGGAAATTGTAGAAGCCAGACCAGCAAGAGATACAACTCCAGCGAAACCTAAAGCAGTTGAAACAACCGCAGTAAAAAATGCTCCAAAAGGAACTTTCTTTAAAGTACAACTTCTTGCAAGTATTAAAAAAACACCATTGGAGCCTAAAAACTTTAAAGGATTGAAAAATGTAACAATGTTATACGAAAATAATATTTACAAATATTTCTATCAGGAAACGGCAGACTACGAAGCTGCAAAAAAATATTTGCAAGAGGCTAAAAGCAAAGGATATGCAGTAGCTTTTTTAGTTGCAACTAAAGACGGAGAAAAAATCAATATTCAGGACGCCATCAAATAA
- a CDS encoding putative LPS assembly protein LptD yields the protein MTCQKTSHNFTKIAFKPLHTNLFNIVLLSFFLTLGTGKLYSQEIKNKKKPLATVKQTDKTTTAVTDTIKLDTVRPKKTFLDGKVKYRAKDYAKIDQKRKLITLYNEAELYYKDVELKSGIIVLNYEKDEVYAGRIKDSAGVLSQYPNFKQGSSEVQPDSIRFNFKTKKALIFNSRTEQGEFKIKAAVTKKENDSVYFLKGARFTTASDVDNPEYYFQTNKVKFIPGKKVITGLTNMVIADVPTPLALPFAYFPMSQERSVSGIIIPSYNDSNTRGFSLQNMGYYFALSDNYDLTVLGDYYTNGSYAMRFESAYATRYRYRGNVNIRFENLISSERGYPDYSKQNIYNIQWSHSRDSKSSPNSTFSASVNMGSSKYFKQSINQANIGSNLNNTLSSSISYSKTFNTIPQARFSLSATHSQNTQTEVITMTLPTLQASIDRVYPFVGKDGVKKGFIKNINLQYNLSGKNNITTTDSLFFKPQMFRDAQIGMQHTIPLSTNFKVFKYFSAQAATNYQETWVTKTINQNYDPDQSKVVKTVVNGFDSFRTYNFTSSLGTTIYGTFNFGSDKKIQSIRHVMRPTISYSYTPSFEKYYDTYSVDASGKLNQYTRFDGGVYGAPSRDNSNIVAFALSNTFEAKVRDRDSTKTEPKKVMLLNNLNLSTNYNFNANGKDVLAWQPLLISGGTQLLQNKMNVNFGATLDPYALNNNNDRISTYNIDNGGSLFRMTNANITLNYSFSNKDTAKDDKNVQSQRNGGRKDDLFGTNTDLTDPRNSQFANEKDDDKDVISEFFKSKIPWDMTLAYSMTYSNIRRENKISGNSIMVSVNMDITPKWKGGVSTGYDFVQKGVTFTQFRFERDLMSWRMAFNWSPLGTNSNWNFFIGIKSGMLSDIKWNKRSTLNR from the coding sequence TTGACATGTCAAAAAACAAGCCATAATTTTACAAAAATAGCATTTAAACCTTTGCATACAAACTTATTTAATATCGTTTTATTATCATTTTTCCTAACACTAGGAACTGGTAAATTATATTCGCAAGAGATAAAAAACAAAAAGAAGCCGTTAGCAACTGTAAAACAAACAGATAAAACTACAACTGCTGTTACAGATACCATAAAACTTGATACTGTTAGACCTAAAAAGACTTTTCTTGACGGAAAAGTTAAGTACAGAGCTAAAGATTATGCAAAAATCGATCAGAAAAGAAAACTGATCACTTTATATAATGAAGCTGAATTATACTATAAAGATGTAGAATTAAAATCGGGTATAATTGTTTTAAATTATGAAAAAGATGAAGTTTATGCCGGAAGAATAAAAGATTCTGCCGGAGTTTTGTCGCAATATCCAAATTTCAAACAAGGTTCAAGCGAAGTTCAGCCTGACTCAATCCGTTTTAACTTTAAAACAAAGAAAGCCTTAATCTTCAATTCAAGAACTGAACAAGGCGAATTCAAAATAAAAGCAGCGGTTACTAAAAAAGAAAATGATTCTGTTTACTTCTTAAAAGGTGCTCGTTTTACAACAGCTTCAGACGTTGACAATCCTGAATACTACTTTCAAACTAATAAGGTAAAATTTATTCCTGGCAAAAAAGTTATTACTGGTTTGACCAATATGGTTATTGCAGATGTCCCTACTCCGCTTGCATTACCGTTTGCATATTTCCCGATGAGTCAGGAAAGAAGTGTTTCCGGTATTATTATTCCAAGTTATAATGACTCAAATACAAGAGGTTTTTCGCTTCAGAATATGGGTTATTATTTTGCCTTGAGCGATAATTATGATTTGACAGTTTTAGGAGACTACTACACTAATGGAAGTTACGCCATGCGATTTGAATCGGCGTATGCCACAAGATATAGGTACCGCGGAAATGTCAATATTCGTTTTGAAAATCTAATTAGCAGCGAACGTGGTTATCCGGATTATAGCAAACAAAATATTTACAACATTCAGTGGTCACATTCAAGAGACTCTAAATCAAGTCCAAATTCAACTTTTTCTGCTTCTGTAAATATGGGTAGTAGTAAATATTTTAAGCAATCTATCAATCAGGCCAATATTGGTTCGAACTTAAACAATACTTTGAGTTCATCTATATCGTATAGCAAGACTTTCAATACGATTCCGCAAGCTCGTTTTTCATTATCAGCGACGCATTCACAAAACACACAAACAGAAGTCATTACGATGACGCTGCCAACTTTACAGGCTAGTATTGATCGTGTTTATCCTTTTGTTGGAAAAGATGGTGTAAAAAAAGGATTTATAAAAAACATCAACTTACAATATAACTTAAGCGGTAAAAACAATATCACAACAACGGATTCTTTGTTTTTTAAGCCACAAATGTTTAGAGATGCGCAAATAGGAATGCAACACACGATTCCGTTGAGTACAAACTTTAAAGTATTCAAATATTTTAGTGCTCAGGCAGCTACAAATTATCAGGAAACATGGGTTACGAAAACTATCAACCAAAATTATGATCCTGATCAGAGTAAGGTTGTGAAAACGGTTGTAAATGGTTTTGACTCATTTAGAACATATAATTTTACTTCAAGTTTAGGAACGACTATTTATGGTACTTTCAATTTTGGAAGTGACAAAAAAATCCAATCGATTCGTCACGTAATGCGTCCTACAATTTCTTATTCTTACACTCCTAGTTTTGAAAAATACTACGATACCTATTCTGTAGATGCTTCTGGAAAACTTAATCAATACACACGATTTGACGGTGGTGTTTATGGTGCTCCGTCAAGAGATAACTCAAATATTGTAGCTTTCGCTTTAAGCAACACTTTTGAGGCCAAAGTTAGAGATCGCGACAGCACAAAAACAGAACCTAAAAAGGTGATGCTGTTAAACAACTTAAATCTTAGTACAAATTATAATTTTAATGCTAATGGTAAAGATGTTTTGGCTTGGCAACCGTTACTTATTAGCGGTGGAACACAGCTATTACAAAATAAGATGAATGTCAATTTTGGAGCTACTTTAGATCCATATGCATTAAATAACAATAACGACAGAATCAGTACCTATAATATTGATAATGGAGGAAGTTTATTCAGAATGACGAATGCCAATATCACCTTAAACTACTCTTTCTCGAATAAAGACACAGCCAAGGACGATAAGAACGTTCAAAGTCAGCGAAATGGTGGTCGAAAAGATGACTTATTTGGTACCAATACTGATTTAACAGATCCTCGAAACAGTCAGTTTGCAAATGAAAAAGATGATGACAAAGATGTAATTAGCGAATTCTTCAAGTCGAAAATTCCTTGGGACATGACACTTGCTTACTCAATGACATACAGTAACATAAGAAGAGAAAATAAAATCTCAGGAAACTCGATAATGGTATCTGTCAACATGGATATTACTCCAAAATGGAAAGGTGGAGTTTCTACCGGTTATGACTTTGTACAAAAGGGAGTTACATTTACTCAGTTCCGTTTTGAAAGAGATTTAATGAGTTGGAGAATGGCGTTTAACTGGTCTCCATTGGGAACAAACTCAAACTGGAACTTCTTTATTGGAATCAAATCGGGAATGCTTAGTGATATCAAATGGAATAAACGAAGCACTTTGAACCGATAA
- a CDS encoding methylglyoxal synthase, which yields MKKHTLIALIAHDNKKADMIQFLIKNGITLQHDKVKLIATGILGRNAEKSGFKVKKMLPCSMGGDAQIASKVAGGKINIVFMFTDPLVTNAHEVDIKMLVRICDVHNVPLATNEATAQLFLNAIVQQL from the coding sequence ATGAAAAAACATACTTTAATTGCGCTAATTGCTCATGATAATAAAAAAGCAGATATGATTCAGTTTTTAATTAAAAACGGAATTACACTACAGCATGATAAAGTTAAACTTATTGCAACAGGAATATTAGGGAGAAATGCAGAGAAATCAGGATTTAAAGTAAAAAAGATGCTTCCGTGTTCAATGGGCGGTGACGCTCAAATTGCATCAAAAGTAGCAGGAGGTAAAATTAATATCGTTTTTATGTTTACAGATCCTTTAGTGACTAATGCTCACGAAGTCGATATTAAGATGCTCGTCAGGATATGCGATGTTCATAATGTGCCGCTGGCAACAAATGAAGCAACGGCACAATTATTTTTAAATGCTATTGTACAGCAATTATAG
- a CDS encoding MlaD family protein gives MKLTREIKTAILVIASILLFIWGYSFLKGRDLFTNYKTLYVEYNNVEDLSASAPVTINGLTIGKVNKITINEVTGKLLVELQLKTDFPISKTSQAALYSPSLIGGKQIKIIPNLADKELVEDGQTLTSTVELGLTESLGGKIEPIQQKLDLMLANINTLVSGLNNVLDKQGQENLKKSLAELSQTMEQFHRASGSLNSILDTNKGQINGVVTNFNKMSSNFNKISDSLNKADLGKTVRNLNQTLAKVDNLMSNLNSGKGTAGKLLSDDALYNNLSKTSKELELLLQDVRLYPTRYVNVSLFGKKNKPYVAPTEDANTTTKN, from the coding sequence TTGAAACTAACAAGAGAAATTAAAACGGCTATTTTAGTCATCGCGTCAATCTTATTATTTATTTGGGGCTATAGTTTTCTAAAAGGCAGAGACCTTTTTACGAATTACAAAACATTATATGTAGAATATAATAATGTGGAGGATTTATCAGCATCAGCGCCAGTTACCATAAACGGACTTACAATTGGTAAAGTAAATAAGATTACAATTAATGAAGTAACAGGTAAATTATTAGTTGAACTTCAATTAAAAACAGATTTTCCAATCTCAAAAACAAGCCAGGCAGCTTTGTATTCTCCAAGTTTAATTGGAGGAAAACAAATCAAGATCATTCCTAATCTTGCAGACAAAGAACTAGTTGAAGATGGACAAACGTTAACATCAACAGTTGAGTTGGGATTAACAGAGTCTTTGGGAGGTAAAATCGAACCAATTCAGCAAAAATTAGATTTAATGCTTGCCAATATTAATACATTGGTTTCTGGATTAAACAATGTTTTAGACAAACAAGGGCAAGAAAATTTAAAGAAATCATTGGCAGAATTAAGTCAGACAATGGAGCAATTTCATAGAGCTTCAGGAAGTCTTAATTCTATTTTAGATACTAATAAAGGACAAATTAACGGAGTTGTAACCAACTTTAATAAAATGTCAAGTAACTTCAATAAAATATCAGATTCTTTAAACAAAGCCGATTTAGGAAAAACAGTTAGAAACCTAAACCAGACTTTGGCTAAAGTTGACAATCTTATGAGTAACTTAAACTCAGGAAAAGGTACTGCAGGTAAGTTGTTAAGTGATGATGCTTTGTATAATAATCTTTCTAAAACTTCAAAAGAGCTAGAGTTATTATTGCAAGACGTTCGTCTTTACCCAACTCGTTATGTAAATGTTTCTCTTTTTGGAAAGAAAAACAAACCATACGTAGCACCAACAGAAGACGCTAACACAACTACTAAAAATTAA
- a CDS encoding RidA family protein: MKKIIFTEKAPAPIGPYNQAVLSGNTLYASGQIAINPASGELVTDNINDETKQVMGNIAAILEAANMTFENVVKATIFIMDMNNFAAINTIYGSYFNEKTAPARETVQVACLPKNVNVEISIIAVQ, encoded by the coding sequence ATGAAAAAAATCATCTTTACTGAAAAAGCTCCAGCTCCAATTGGACCTTATAATCAAGCTGTATTATCCGGAAACACACTTTATGCTTCTGGTCAAATTGCTATCAATCCAGCTTCTGGAGAACTTGTTACAGACAATATCAATGATGAAACTAAACAAGTAATGGGAAATATTGCTGCAATTTTAGAAGCTGCAAATATGACTTTTGAAAACGTAGTAAAAGCAACTATCTTTATTATGGATATGAATAATTTTGCTGCAATAAATACCATTTACGGATCTTATTTTAATGAAAAAACTGCTCCTGCACGTGAAACTGTTCAGGTTGCTTGTTTACCAAAAAATGTAAATGTAGAAATCTCTATAATTGCTGTACAATAG